The following proteins come from a genomic window of Phacochoerus africanus isolate WHEZ1 chromosome 9, ROS_Pafr_v1, whole genome shotgun sequence:
- the LOC125136429 gene encoding olfactory receptor 2H1-like → MVNHSSPAGFLLGFSEHPELERLLFAVVFASYLLTLAGNTLIILLSTLDPRLHSPMYFFLSNLSFLDLCFTTSCVPQMLAHLWGPQKTISFLGCAVQLFIFLLLGTTECVLLTVMALDRYVAVCQPLHYATIMHPRLCRQLAAVAWVMGLVQSIVQTPPTLRLPFCPHRQIDDFVCEVPSLIRLSCGDTTYNEIQMAVASVFILVVPLSLILVSYGAIARAVLRISSATAWRKALGTCSSHLAVVTLFYSSVIAVYLQPKSPYAQRRGKFFGLFYAVGTPSLNPLIYTLRNKEVKRALGRLLGQDEDSRES, encoded by the coding sequence ATGGTCAACCACAGCTCCCCGGCAGGCTTCCTCCTGGGCTTCTCTGAACACCCAGAGCTCGAGAGACTCCTCTTCGCGGTTGTCTTCGCTTCCTACCTCCTGACTCTAGCTGGCAACACACTCATCATCCTGCTGTCCACACTGGACCCCAGGCTCCACTCCCCGATGTACTTTTTCCTCTCCAACCTCTCCTTCTTGGACCTCTGTTTCACCACGAGCTGTGTCCCCCAGATGCTGGCCCACCTGTGGGGCCCACAGAAGACCATCAGCTTCCTTGGCTGTGCTGTCCAGCTCTTCATCTTCCTGCTCCTGGGGACCACTGAGTGTGTCCTCCTGACAGTGATGGCCCTTGACCGCTATGTGGCTGTCTGCCAACCCCTCCACTATGCCACCATCATGCACCCCCGCCTGTGCCGGCAGCTGGCCGCGGTGGCCTGGGTGATGGGTCTGGTCCAATCGATAGTCCAGACACCACCCACACTCCGCCTGCCCTTCTGCCCCCACCGGCAGATAGATGACTTTGTATGTGAAGTCCCTTCTCTAATTCGACTCTCCTGTGGGGACACCACCTACAATGAGATCCAGATGGCTGTTGCCAGTGTCTTCATCTTGGTGGTGCCCCTCAGTCTCATCCTGGTCTCTTACGGTGCCATCGCCCGGGCAGTGCTGAGGATCAGCTCTGCCACAGCATGGAGGAAGGCCCTGGGGACCTGCTCCTCCCATCTCGCTGTGGTCACCCTCTTCTACAGCTCAGTCATTGCCGTCTACCTCCAGCCCAAAAGTCCCTATGCCCAGAGGAGGGGCAAGTTCTTTGGTCTCTTCTATGCGGTGGGCACGCCTTCGCTTAACCCTCTCATATACACCCTGAGGAACAAGGAGGTCAAGAGGGCGCTTGGGAGGTTGCTGGGGCAGGACGAGGACTCCAGGGAGAGCTGA
- the LOC125135796 gene encoding olfactory receptor 2H1: MVNHSSPAGFLLLGFSEHPELERLLFAVVFASYLLTLAGNTLIILLSALDPRLHSPMYFFLSNLSFLDLCFTTSCVPQMLVHLWGPQKTISFLGCAVQLFIFLLLGTTECVLLTVMAFDRYVAVCQPLHYATIMHPRLCRQLAAVAWVIGLVESMVQTPPTLRLPFCPHRQIDDFVCQVPSLIQLSCGDTTYNEIQMAVASVFILVVPLSLILVSYGAIARAVLRISSATAWRKALGTCSSHLAVVTLFYSSVIAVYLQPKSPYAQRRGKFFGLFYAVGTPSLNPLIYTLRNKEVKRALGRLLGQDRDSRES; encoded by the coding sequence ATGGTCAACCACAGCTCCCCGGCAGGCTTCCTCCTTCTGGGCTTCTCTGAACACCCAGAGCTCGAGAGACTCCTCTTCGCGGTTGTCTTCGCTTCCTACCTCCTGACTCTAGCTGGCAACACACTCATCATCCTGCTGTCCGCACTGGACCCCAGGCTCCACTCCCCGATGTACTTTTTCCTCTCCAACCTCTCCTTCTTGGACCTCTGTTTCACCACGAGCTGTGTCCCCCAGATGCTGGTCCACTTGTGGGGCCCACAGAAGACCATCAGCTTCCTTGGCTGTGCTGTCCAGCTCTTCATCTTCCTGCTCCTGGGGACCACTGAGTGTGTCCTCCTGACAGTGATGGCCTTTGACCGCTATGTGGCTGTCTGCCAACCCCTCCACTATGCCACCATCATGCACCCCCGCCTGTGCCGGCAGCTGGCCGCGGTGGCCTGGGTCATTGGCCTGGTGGAGTCCATGGTCCAGACACCACCCACACTCCGCCTGCCCTTCTGCCCCCACCGGCAGATAGATGACTTTGTATGTCAAGTCCCTTCTCTAATTCAACTCTCCTGTGGGGACACCACCTACAATGAGATCCAGATGGCTGTTGCCAGTGTCTTCATCTTGGTGGTGCCCCTCAGTCTCATCCTGGTCTCTTACGGTGCCATCGCCCGGGCAGTGCTGAGGATCAGCTCTGCCACAGCATGGAGGAAGGCCCTGGGGACCTGCTCCTCCCATCTCGCTGTGGTCACCCTCTTCTACAGCTCAGTCATTGCCGTCTACCTCCAGCCCAAAAGTCCCTATGCCCAGAGGAGGGGCAAGTTCTTTGGTCTCTTCTATGCAGTGGGCACACCTTCGCTTAACCCTCTCATATACACCCTGAGGAACAAGGAGGTCAAGAGGGCACTTGGGAGATTGCTGGGGCAGGACAGGGACTCCAGGGAGAGCTGA
- the LOC125135795 gene encoding olfactory receptor 2H1-like, with protein sequence MVNHSSPAGFLLLGFSEHPELERLLFAVVFASYLLTLAGNTLIILLSALDPRLHSPMYFFLSNLSFLDLCFTTSCVPQMLAHLWGPQKTISFLGCAVQLFIFLLLGTTECVLLTVMAFDRYVAVCQPLHYATSMHPRLCRQLAAVAWVMGLVQSIVQTPPTLRLPFCPHRQIDDFVCQVPSLIRLSCGDTTFNGIQLAVSSVIFLVMPLALILISYGAIARAVLRISSATAWRKALGTCSSHLAVVTLFYSSGIAVYLQPKSPYAQRRGKFFGLFYAVGIPSLNPLIYTLRNKEVKGALGRLLGQDGDSRES encoded by the coding sequence ATGGTCAACCACAGCTCCCCGGCAGGCTTCCTCCTTCTGGGCTTCTCTGAACACCCAGAGCTCGAGAGACTCCTCTTCGCGGTTGTCTTCGCTTCCTACCTCCTGACTCTAGCTGGCAACACACTCATCATCCTGCTGTCCGCGCTGGACCCCAGGCTCCACTCCCCGATGTACTTTTTCCTCTCCAACCTCTCCTTCTTGGACCTCTGTTTCACCACGAGCTGTGTCCCCCAGATGCTGGCCCACCTGTGGGGCCCACAGAAGACCATCAGCTTCCTTGGCTGTGCTGTCCAGCTCTTCATCTTCCTGCTCCTGGGGACCACTGAGTGTGTCCTCCTGACAGTGATGGCCTTTGACCGCTATGTGGCTGTCTGCCAACCCCTCCACTATGCCACCAGCATGCACCCCCGCCTGTGCCGGCAGCTGGCCGCAGTGGCCTGGGTGATGGGTCTGGTCCAATCGATAGTCCAGACACCACCCACACTCCGCCTGCCCTTCTGCCCCCACCGGCAGATAGATGACTTTGTATGTCAAGTCCCTTCTCTAATTCGACTCTCCTGTGGGGACACCACCTTCAATGGAATTCAATTAGCTGTGTCCAGTGTCATCTTCCTGGTCATGCCACTCGCCCTCATTCTTATCTCTTACGGTGCCATCGCCCGGGCAGTGCTGAGGATCAGCTCTGCCACAGCATGGAGGAAGGCCCTGGGGACCTGCTCCTCCCATCTCGCTGTGGTCACCCTCTTCTACAGCTCGGGCATTGCCGTCTACCTCCAGCCCAAAAGTCCCTATGCCCAGAGGAGGGGCAAGTTCTTTGGTCTCTTCTATGCGGTGGGCATCCCTTCACTTAACCCTCTCATATACACCCTGAGGAACAAGGAGGTCAAGGGGGCGCTCGGGAGGTTGCTGGGGCAGGATGGGGACTCCAGGGAGAGCTGA